ATTTTACGTGATGATGTCGCCAAAATGATGAACTACGGTGATATGTTTAACAACCATCTTTTTCAACAGACCAAGAAATTAGAGGACTCTCTGTCTTCTCAGTTTGGACAACTCTGGAAACAATTCTTCTCCTTGTTGAATGATCAACTCAACGGAATTCTGATTAAGGAAGAGTCAGAGATCATCGCCGATGAACTATTTATGATCTGCAAAAGCAGGGCGATCTTCTGCAAAGATAGTGGATTAATGCACGAAAGTCTGTTTCCAATCTATCAGGCAGGCGGTTACCCCTGCGGTTGGGAAGGAGCATTTCCCCGCGGACAGATTGCCGTTTTTGTACCCGATCCGAGTATTCCCTGCATCTTTCCTGAAAAAAGAGACGATCCAAATTTCGAAAAGGAGAGGGATGTTGAGACGGAAGCGGATCGCTCGCAAAAACCGTTCAGCTCTCATCAACCTCAACTCTGGCACGGTATTACATCGCTGGAGGGAGAATATGCTTATGCCGCCATTGATGAGCACATCCAATTCGCTTTGGGGGACTTACTGGAGACGATCTGGAGTGATCCGGATATACAGGAAGAAAAAGAATCAGGGGCAGTTTTTGGGGACATTGCGGGAGAACCAATTCCCTTACCCGAACGATTTATCTTAACTCTGATGCTCAGGGGAATTGAAAGAACGTATCTTGTTTCTCATCCTGACAGTCAGGACATTATCGAACAAACTCAAGAGATTATTGAAACAGGAGAGACGAGTGGCTTCGCTTTTGAGGTCAGCAGCAAGAATCAAACGGTCCGTTTCTATCACTATGATGAAGACGGATATTGCGATGAAAAACTGGAAGTAAGTGCAGATGGCATTCAGTTTGAATCCGATCTTAGGGAACTGGAAATCCCACTCGATCAGGAAAACCTGTTTGAAATTGTCAATAACTGCTTCGAATACCACGAACTCTTTGATCTGATGTTGAACTACGATGAGCTGATCACCGGCCCCGACGAGCAGGGGCTTGCAACCGCCACGCTCAAACGTATGCCCGAACTCAAGTATGAAATCGATATCTTGAATCTGGATTGAAGTAAGATGATTTGGGGACGCCAGACCTAATAGTCGTGAATTTTGTTCTGATGATTTAACGGCAGCTAGCACTGTACCGCTCAGGATGTGGGAGCAAAATATTCAATGCCGCGCATGCAAAAAGGGAGAACGACGTTCGTTCTCCCTTTCCGCATTGAGCCGATCTAACCGAAGCTCTGTATTAAAATCAATCTCCGAAGGCGCCGTCGAAGGCGATGTCGGAGGGTGAAAAGTCGACATTTTTGACGAACTGGCACGCTTCGCGGGCACCTTGATCGCGGTTCATGCCCATGTCTTCCCATTCGATGGAGAGCGGGCCGTTGTATTTAATATCGTTTAACGCGCGGATGATTTCTTCGAAGCGAACTCCACCTCGTCCGACACTACGGAAATCCCAGCCACGGCGTTGATCGCCGAATGACAGGTGACTCGTCAGGATACCGGTGCGACCGTTTAAGGTGACTGAGGCATCTTTCATGTGTGCGTGATAAATGCGATCGGGGAAGTAGCGAATGAATTCGACGGGATCCACGCCCTGCCAGATCAGGTGGCTGGGATCGAAGTTGAAACCGAATTCTTCGCGATTGTCGATGGCTTTGAGTGCCGTTTCTGCGGAATAAATATCGAAGGCGATTTCCGTGGGATGCACTTCTAATGCAAACTTGACGCCGCATTCCTGGAAGACGTCCAGAATCGGATTCCAGCGATCCGCGAATAATTGAAATCCACCGTCGATCATTTCTCGCGGCGTGGGAGGGAAATCATAGAGCAGATGCCAGATGCTGGATCCGGTGAAACCATTGACGACACTCACGCCCAGTTTTTGCGCGGCGCGAGCCGTGTTCTTCATTTCCTCAATCGCCCGGTCATTCACACCGGCGGGATCACCGTCGCCCCAGACATATTCAGGCAGGATCGCTTTGTGGCGTTCGTCGATGTTGTCGAGTACAGCCTGTCCCACCAAGTGATTGGAAATGGAGAAGAGTTGCAAATCGTATTTTTCGAGCAATTCGCGTTTGCGATTACAATAGGTATCGTCGGACAACGCTTTGTCGACTTCAAAATGGTCTCCCCAGCAGGCTAATTCCAAGCCGTCATACCCGAAGTCTTGTGCTTTTTTACACATCTCTTCCAGCGGGAGATCGGCCCATTGTCCGGTGAATAATGTTACAGGGCGTGCCATGAGAAGATCCTTTCAAATTGTCACATCTGGGAATGAATAAATCGTCTCTAACACTAGACCAGAGTGCACAGAATGTCAAACGAACCCGCACTTGTCCTGAGCAGCCTGCAAAAAAAGGGGAT
The Gimesia aquarii DNA segment above includes these coding regions:
- a CDS encoding sugar phosphate isomerase/epimerase family protein, coding for MARPVTLFTGQWADLPLEEMCKKAQDFGYDGLELACWGDHFEVDKALSDDTYCNRKRELLEKYDLQLFSISNHLVGQAVLDNIDERHKAILPEYVWGDGDPAGVNDRAIEEMKNTARAAQKLGVSVVNGFTGSSIWHLLYDFPPTPREMIDGGFQLFADRWNPILDVFQECGVKFALEVHPTEIAFDIYSAETALKAIDNREEFGFNFDPSHLIWQGVDPVEFIRYFPDRIYHAHMKDASVTLNGRTGILTSHLSFGDQRRGWDFRSVGRGGVRFEEIIRALNDIKYNGPLSIEWEDMGMNRDQGAREACQFVKNVDFSPSDIAFDGAFGD